Proteins found in one Amycolatopsis aidingensis genomic segment:
- a CDS encoding ArsA family ATPase yields the protein MLLSSALRFFGGKGGVGKTTLAAAFGLLAAGEGTRTLVVSTDPAHSLGDALATPLGERPRQVADRLWAAEVSGEAQAGKRLEEITRDAERTLPREVLPAVRTHLRRAVGSPGTVESALLDRLIELTESAEWELLVVDSAPTGHMLRLLTLPALLTPWIEGLAQQRRSARDVDRMATGALGSAAEADPLLDRLQERRARMERMAQRLRTDALVHLVLVPERLPLAETLRTAGTLTESGVRLGPMIVNRVLPEGEAGLLARRRRQQEEVLGQLEGYRQVRVPLLAGALTGQAELAALAELLAAAGLPGTPGADLR from the coding sequence GTGCTGTTGAGTTCCGCGCTGCGGTTCTTCGGCGGCAAGGGCGGGGTGGGCAAGACCACGCTCGCGGCCGCCTTCGGCCTGCTGGCCGCGGGCGAGGGAACGCGCACGCTGGTCGTGTCCACCGACCCCGCGCACTCCCTCGGTGACGCGCTGGCCACCCCGCTCGGCGAGCGGCCGAGGCAGGTGGCGGACCGGCTGTGGGCCGCCGAGGTCAGCGGGGAGGCGCAGGCAGGCAAGCGGCTCGAGGAGATCACCAGGGACGCCGAGCGGACGCTGCCCCGTGAGGTGCTGCCCGCGGTGCGCACCCATCTGCGGCGCGCGGTCGGCAGCCCTGGCACGGTGGAGTCGGCTCTGCTGGACCGGCTGATCGAGCTGACCGAGTCCGCCGAATGGGAACTGCTCGTTGTGGACAGCGCACCCACCGGGCATATGCTCCGGCTGCTCACCCTGCCCGCCCTGCTCACCCCGTGGATCGAGGGGCTGGCGCAGCAGCGCCGCTCCGCCAGGGATGTGGACCGGATGGCCACGGGCGCCCTCGGCTCGGCGGCGGAGGCCGACCCGCTGCTGGACCGGCTGCAGGAGCGCAGGGCCCGGATGGAGCGGATGGCGCAGCGGCTGCGCACCGACGCGCTCGTGCACCTGGTCCTGGTGCCCGAGCGGCTGCCGCTGGCGGAGACCCTGCGCACGGCCGGGACGCTCACCGAGTCCGGCGTCCGGCTCGGTCCGATGATCGTGAACCGGGTGCTGCCGGAGGGTGAGGCCGGGCTGCTGGCCCGGCGCAGGCGGCAGCAGGAGGAGGTGCTGGGGCAGCTGGAGGGTTACCGCCAGGTGCGGGTGCCGCTGCTGGCCGGCGCGCTCACCGGGCAGGCCGAACTGGCCGCGCTCGCCGAGCTGCTGGCCGCGGCGGGCCTGCCCGGCACGCCGGGCGCTGACCTGCGGTGA
- the hemW gene encoding radical SAM family heme chaperone HemW: MLQEDALEGVGTRPFGVYVHVPFCATRCGYCDFNTYTAGELGSSSSPGSWLEALRRELDLAAGLLGTPPRADTVFVGGGTPSLLGADGLAAVLDAVRGSFGLAGDAEVTTESNPESTSPEFFAGLLRAGYTRVSLGMQSAAPHVLRVLDRVHTPGRPVAAAREARAAGFEHVNLDLIYGTPGEREEDLRSSLEAVLAAGVDHVSAYALIVEDGTALARRVRRGELPAPDDDVLARRYELLDAALAGAGLHWYEVSNWAASARARCRHNLGYWLGGDWWGAGPGAHGHIGGVRWWNAKHPARYAARLESGELPVAGQEVLTAQDRYLERVMLELRLAEGLPLEALDEAGRRSVQDAVAEGLLERSALADRGRAVLTGRGRLLADGVVRRLVG, translated from the coding sequence GTGTTGCAGGAGGATGCGCTCGAGGGGGTGGGCACGCGGCCGTTCGGGGTGTACGTGCACGTCCCGTTCTGCGCGACCCGCTGTGGTTACTGTGACTTCAACACCTACACCGCGGGTGAGCTCGGGTCCTCGTCCTCGCCGGGTTCCTGGCTGGAGGCACTGCGCCGCGAGCTCGACCTGGCGGCCGGGCTGCTGGGCACCCCACCCCGCGCGGACACCGTGTTCGTCGGCGGCGGCACCCCCTCGCTGCTCGGCGCGGACGGCCTCGCCGCGGTGCTGGACGCGGTGCGCGGCAGCTTCGGGCTGGCCGGCGACGCCGAGGTGACCACCGAGTCGAATCCGGAGTCCACCTCGCCGGAGTTCTTCGCCGGTCTGCTGCGGGCCGGGTACACCCGGGTCTCGCTGGGGATGCAGTCGGCGGCGCCGCACGTGCTGCGGGTGCTGGACCGGGTGCACACCCCCGGCCGTCCGGTCGCCGCGGCCAGGGAGGCGCGGGCGGCCGGGTTCGAGCACGTCAACCTCGACCTGATCTACGGAACGCCGGGGGAGCGGGAGGAGGACCTGCGCTCCTCGCTGGAGGCCGTGCTGGCCGCCGGGGTGGACCACGTCTCGGCGTACGCGCTGATCGTGGAGGATGGCACCGCGCTGGCCCGGCGGGTGCGCAGGGGCGAGCTGCCCGCGCCGGACGACGACGTGCTGGCGCGGCGCTATGAACTGCTCGACGCCGCGCTGGCCGGCGCGGGGCTGCACTGGTACGAGGTGTCCAACTGGGCGGCATCGGCGCGCGCCCGGTGCCGGCACAACCTCGGCTACTGGCTCGGCGGGGACTGGTGGGGCGCGGGCCCCGGTGCGCATGGCCACATCGGCGGGGTGCGCTGGTGGAACGCCAAGCACCCGGCCCGGTACGCCGCGCGGCTGGAGTCCGGGGAGCTGCCGGTGGCCGGGCAGGAGGTGCTGACCGCGCAGGACCGCTACCTGGAGCGGGTGATGCTGGAGCTGCGGCTGGCCGAGGGGCTGCCGCTGGAGGCCCTGGACGAGGCCGGGCGGCGGTCGGTCCAGGACGCGGTCGCCGAGGGGTTGCTGGAGCGGTCCGCGCTGGCGGATCGGGGTCGTGCGGTGCTGACCGGACGGGGCCGGTTGCTCGCCGACGGCGTGGTGCGCAGGCTGGTCGGCTGA
- a CDS encoding ester cyclase, producing MSERANKDLVIRLIERVWNAGKVELLPQLWAEDTRADALALHQVLTEAFPDLWVEIEELVAGEDRVVARLRLHGTHRGEFLGAEPTHRPVTLTAIRIYRIAGGRIVEALADQDAMGLLQQLREAEAAPGS from the coding sequence GTGTCCGAGCGCGCGAACAAGGATCTGGTGATCCGCCTGATCGAGCGGGTGTGGAACGCCGGGAAGGTGGAGTTGCTGCCCCAGCTGTGGGCTGAGGACACCCGCGCCGACGCGCTGGCCCTGCACCAGGTGCTCACCGAAGCCTTCCCGGACCTGTGGGTGGAGATCGAGGAACTGGTCGCCGGTGAGGACCGGGTGGTGGCCCGCCTGCGGTTGCACGGCACCCACCGCGGCGAGTTCCTCGGCGCGGAACCCACCCACCGCCCGGTGACCCTCACCGCGATCCGGATCTACCGCATTGCCGGTGGCCGGATCGTCGAGGCCCTCGCCGACCAGGACGCCATGGGCCTGCTGCAGCAACTCCGCGAGGCGGAGGCCGCCCCGGGTTCCTGA
- a CDS encoding response regulator, whose amino-acid sequence MTIRVLLADDQALVRSAFALLIRSAPDMTVVGEAEEGERAHELVRTTQPDVVVMDIRMPGVDGIEATGRIAGDEDLAGVRVLILTTFESDENVLAALRAGASGFLVKDTQPADLLAAIRTIAAGDALLSPGATRSLITRVLRTPDPAVASAATLDGLTSREREVLTMIGRGLNNAELAETLVISPLTAKTYVSRLLTKLDARDRAQLVIAAYESGLVQPS is encoded by the coding sequence ATGACGATCCGGGTGCTGCTCGCCGACGACCAGGCGCTGGTGCGCAGCGCCTTCGCCCTGCTCATCCGCTCGGCACCGGATATGACGGTGGTCGGCGAGGCGGAGGAGGGTGAGCGGGCGCACGAGCTGGTCCGCACCACGCAGCCGGACGTGGTGGTGATGGACATCCGGATGCCCGGGGTGGACGGGATCGAGGCCACCGGCCGGATCGCCGGGGACGAGGACCTCGCCGGGGTGCGGGTGCTGATCCTGACCACCTTCGAGAGCGACGAGAACGTGCTGGCCGCGCTGCGTGCCGGGGCCAGCGGGTTCCTGGTCAAGGACACCCAGCCCGCCGACCTGCTGGCCGCCATCCGCACCATCGCCGCGGGCGATGCCCTGCTGTCCCCCGGCGCCACCCGCTCCCTGATCACCAGGGTCCTGCGCACCCCCGACCCGGCGGTGGCCTCCGCCGCCACCCTGGACGGGCTGACCAGCCGGGAACGCGAGGTGCTCACCATGATCGGCCGCGGGTTGAACAACGCCGAACTCGCCGAAACCCTGGTGATCAGCCCGTTGACCGCGAAAACCTACGTCAGCAGGCTGCTCACCAAACTGGACGCCCGGGACCGGGCCCAGTTGGTGATCGCCGCCTACGAATCCGGCCTCGTCCAGCCCAGTTGA
- a CDS encoding histidine kinase yields MTTSSTGLRPFGVTRSDLALTGALLALTLLAGALTPFDWFGSRPLDPLGVILLVLIVLPVLVRRRFPLPALAASLVAHSGYHPLDYPHEVTLPSLMVLIYTVSVTGSRHRLWIAPVLTVLLVTLAAFQDDPPGVYVTVPLGWLLLAAVLGEAIRLHRAYLGSITERAERAEHTREEEAARRVAEERLRIARDLHDALAHRIVVINAHAGVAVHLLAEHEDDPVAGEIAEPLRTVAAASSGALAELRTTLDVLRGTEDGTERQPTPGLDQLPALAEDTGAAGVAVTMRVEGEPRPLGQGVEITLYRIAQEALTNVVKHSGASAATLLLCYRPGEMRLEVRDNGAGASGDGAGGGYGIIGMTERAAALGGTLAAGPGPRGFTVEAVLPAPSAEDDR; encoded by the coding sequence GTGACGACATCCAGCACCGGCCTGCGCCCGTTCGGCGTCACCCGCTCCGATCTGGCGCTGACCGGTGCCCTGCTGGCGCTCACGCTGCTGGCCGGTGCGCTCACCCCGTTCGACTGGTTCGGCTCCCGGCCGCTGGACCCGCTCGGCGTCATCCTGCTGGTGCTCATCGTGCTGCCGGTGCTGGTGCGCCGCCGGTTCCCGCTGCCGGCCCTGGCCGCGAGCCTGGTGGCGCACAGCGGTTATCACCCGCTGGACTACCCGCACGAGGTCACCCTGCCCAGCCTGATGGTGCTGATCTACACGGTGTCGGTGACCGGCTCCCGGCACCGGCTGTGGATCGCGCCGGTGCTGACCGTGCTGCTGGTCACCCTCGCGGCGTTCCAGGACGACCCGCCCGGTGTCTATGTGACGGTCCCGCTCGGCTGGCTGCTACTGGCCGCCGTGCTCGGCGAGGCCATCCGGCTGCACCGCGCCTACCTCGGCTCGATCACCGAACGGGCCGAGCGCGCCGAGCACACCCGGGAGGAGGAGGCCGCGCGCAGGGTAGCCGAGGAGCGTCTGCGGATCGCCCGCGATCTGCACGACGCGCTGGCACACCGGATCGTGGTGATCAACGCCCATGCCGGGGTGGCCGTCCACCTGCTGGCCGAGCACGAGGACGATCCGGTGGCGGGGGAGATCGCCGAGCCCCTGCGCACCGTGGCCGCCGCCAGCAGCGGGGCGCTGGCAGAGCTGCGGACCACATTGGACGTCCTGCGGGGGACCGAGGACGGCACCGAACGGCAGCCGACACCCGGCCTCGACCAGCTACCCGCGCTGGCCGAGGACACCGGCGCCGCCGGGGTTGCGGTGACCATGCGGGTGGAGGGCGAGCCGCGGCCGCTGGGGCAGGGTGTGGAGATCACCCTGTACCGGATCGCCCAGGAGGCGCTCACCAATGTGGTCAAGCACTCCGGGGCGAGCGCGGCGACCCTGCTGTTGTGCTACCGCCCCGGCGAGATGCGGCTGGAGGTGCGGGACAACGGGGCCGGGGCGTCCGGGGACGGCGCGGGCGGCGGGTACGGCATCATCGGGATGACCGAGCGGGCGGCCGCCCTCGGCGGCACCCTTGCCGCGGGCCCCGGCCCACGCGGGTTCACCGTCGAGGCTGTCCTGCCCGCGCCGAGCGCGGAGGACGACCGATGA
- a CDS encoding MMPL family transporter, with protein sequence MVQRIVLGLWVLALAIAVPIGLNIGSVQSDKPTDRLPADAESTRVAELMATVPGGEGDQAFVVYHRAAGITDRDRELAARQRHTLPAEYESGGPPVVSADGTTLMYGVSNQNPAEDEQVTGEFVDALRQQVAGAPEGLTVEVTGPAAIGADVDAVFEGIDETLMLVTTVVVALLLIVTYRSPFLWLLPLLAVGASALASMAAVYGLARATGMTISTQSFSIMIVLVFGAGTDYAMLLVARYREQLPRHAAATAAMRTALRGVGPAILAAGGTVVLGLLCLLAARMNDISGLGLVGAIGIGCTLLAMLTLLPALLLVAGRKVFWPRVPRFGALPASGGRVWGRAARVLLTRPARSAVGSALALGALALGVLTMGGELGETDQFTSTPESVRGYATLGAAFPQQGGRPLTVAAPTGQADRVATVAGSVPGVSAVRPDRSGPEWTLLEVQPAAAPDTPAEEETVRELRAALDAEGHPGLVGGPGAERIDTADAAARDNWVVLPLALAVVLLVLVGLLRAVLAPLMIVGTVLLCFAAALGLGALAFDLLFGFAGTAATLPALGFVFGIALGIDYSIFLVSRVRDDLPRLGTAAAAGRAVAVTGPVIASAGVVLAATFAVLMTMPFVSIFEIGFVVAAGVLLQTLVVQPALVAPLLVLGRRRMWWPGGREPAEPLPETRLPEKMSS encoded by the coding sequence ATGGTGCAGAGAATCGTGCTGGGGTTGTGGGTGCTCGCACTCGCGATCGCGGTGCCGATCGGGCTGAACATCGGCTCGGTGCAGAGCGACAAGCCGACCGACCGGCTACCCGCGGACGCGGAGTCCACCCGCGTGGCCGAGCTGATGGCGACGGTTCCCGGCGGCGAGGGTGATCAGGCCTTCGTCGTCTACCACCGCGCGGCCGGCATCACCGATCGGGACCGGGAGCTGGCCGCGCGGCAGCGGCACACGCTGCCCGCCGAGTACGAAAGCGGCGGGCCACCGGTGGTCTCCGCGGACGGCACGACCTTGATGTACGGCGTCAGCAACCAGAACCCCGCCGAGGACGAGCAGGTCACCGGCGAGTTCGTGGACGCGCTGCGGCAGCAGGTCGCCGGGGCGCCGGAGGGCCTGACCGTCGAGGTCACCGGCCCGGCCGCGATCGGCGCCGATGTGGACGCGGTCTTCGAGGGGATCGACGAGACCCTGATGCTGGTGACCACCGTCGTGGTGGCACTGCTGCTCATCGTCACCTACCGCAGCCCGTTCCTCTGGCTGCTGCCACTGCTGGCGGTGGGCGCATCGGCCCTGGCTTCCATGGCTGCGGTGTACGGGCTGGCCCGTGCCACCGGCATGACCATCTCCACGCAAAGCTTCTCGATCATGATCGTGCTGGTCTTCGGCGCGGGCACCGACTACGCCATGCTGCTGGTCGCGCGCTACCGCGAGCAGCTGCCCCGGCATGCGGCGGCCACCGCGGCGATGCGTACGGCACTGCGCGGGGTCGGTCCGGCGATCCTCGCGGCGGGCGGCACCGTCGTGCTCGGCCTGCTGTGCCTGCTCGCGGCGCGGATGAACGACATCTCCGGTCTCGGCCTGGTCGGCGCCATCGGCATCGGCTGCACCCTGCTCGCCATGCTCACCCTGCTACCGGCCCTGTTGCTGGTCGCGGGCCGGAAGGTCTTCTGGCCACGGGTACCGCGGTTCGGCGCCCTGCCTGCCTCGGGTGGCCGGGTCTGGGGCCGGGCCGCCAGGGTGCTGCTGACCCGCCCGGCACGCTCGGCGGTGGGCAGCGCACTCGCACTTGGCGCGCTGGCACTCGGCGTGCTCACCATGGGTGGTGAGCTCGGCGAGACCGACCAGTTCACCAGCACGCCGGAGTCGGTCCGCGGTTACGCCACCCTCGGCGCCGCCTTTCCGCAGCAGGGTGGGCGGCCGCTCACCGTGGCCGCCCCGACCGGGCAGGCGGACCGGGTCGCGACGGTCGCCGGATCGGTGCCGGGGGTCTCGGCGGTGCGGCCGGACCGCTCCGGTCCGGAATGGACACTGCTCGAGGTGCAGCCGGCCGCGGCGCCGGACACCCCGGCCGAGGAGGAAACCGTCCGCGAACTGCGCGCGGCACTGGACGCCGAGGGCCACCCCGGGCTCGTCGGCGGGCCGGGCGCGGAGCGGATCGACACCGCCGACGCCGCCGCGCGGGACAACTGGGTGGTGCTGCCGCTGGCGCTGGCCGTGGTGCTACTCGTACTGGTCGGGCTGCTGCGCGCGGTGCTGGCACCGCTGATGATCGTGGGCACCGTGCTGCTGTGCTTCGCCGCCGCGCTCGGCCTCGGCGCGCTCGCCTTCGACCTGCTGTTCGGCTTCGCCGGGACCGCAGCCACCCTGCCCGCACTCGGGTTCGTGTTCGGGATCGCCCTCGGCATCGACTACTCGATCTTCCTGGTGTCCAGGGTCCGGGACGACCTGCCGCGGCTGGGCACCGCGGCGGCCGCGGGCCGGGCGGTGGCGGTCACCGGCCCGGTCATCGCCTCCGCGGGGGTCGTGCTCGCCGCCACCTTCGCGGTACTGATGACCATGCCCTTCGTGTCCATCTTCGAGATCGGGTTCGTGGTCGCAGCCGGGGTGCTGCTGCAGACGCTGGTGGTGCAACCGGCCCTGGTGGCCCCGCTGCTGGTGCTCGGCCGTCGCCGGATGTGGTGGCCGGGCGGCCGCGAGCCCGCCGAACCGCTGCCCGAGACCCGCCTGCCGGAGAAGATGTCCTCGTGA
- a CDS encoding ABC transporter ATP-binding protein, translated as MTAATDTARQQARQGERIAAELRGVSREYGTGQAGVRALDQVSVAFPAGSWTAVMGPSGSGKSTLLHCAAGLERVTGGQVLLAGSDITSASDAELTALRRREIGFVFQSFNLIGSLTAEQNVALPLRLAGHRVSTKHVRETLASVGLDQRMRHRPRELSGGQQQRVAIARAMVTGPAVLFADEPTGALDSAAARTVLGLLRAMVDSSGQTIVMVTHDPAAAASADSVLFLSDGRIVDQLARPTARQVADRLARLEG; from the coding sequence ATGACGGCAGCGACGGATACGGCGCGGCAGCAGGCACGGCAGGGCGAGCGGATCGCGGCCGAGCTGCGCGGTGTGAGCAGGGAGTACGGCACCGGCCAGGCCGGGGTGCGCGCACTCGATCAGGTCAGTGTGGCCTTCCCGGCCGGCTCATGGACGGCGGTGATGGGGCCGTCCGGATCCGGTAAGTCGACCCTGCTGCACTGCGCGGCCGGGCTGGAGCGGGTGACCGGCGGGCAGGTGCTGCTCGCCGGGTCGGACATCACCTCGGCATCCGACGCCGAGCTCACCGCGCTGCGCAGGCGCGAGATCGGGTTCGTGTTTCAGAGCTTCAACCTGATCGGCTCGCTCACCGCGGAGCAGAACGTGGCCCTGCCGCTGCGGCTCGCCGGCCACCGGGTCAGCACCAAGCACGTGCGGGAGACGCTGGCGAGTGTCGGGCTGGACCAGCGGATGCGGCACCGCCCGCGCGAGCTCTCCGGCGGGCAGCAGCAACGGGTGGCGATCGCCAGGGCCATGGTGACCGGCCCTGCGGTGCTGTTCGCCGACGAGCCGACCGGCGCACTGGACTCGGCCGCCGCGCGCACCGTGCTCGGGCTGCTGCGCGCCATGGTGGACTCCTCGGGGCAGACCATCGTGATGGTCACGCACGATCCGGCCGCCGCGGCGAGCGCGGACTCGGTGCTGTTCCTTTCCGACGGGCGGATCGTGGACCAGCTCGCCCGGCCAACCGCCCGGCAGGTCGCCGACCGCCTCGCCAGGCTGGAGGGGTGA
- a CDS encoding FtsX-like permease family protein: MLRLSVNTFRERWQLFIGAIITVCMGVALVQSSLLVLISVATAEPPPGLPPLARAQLENGNAAALAMLGVTLGLCTFLAVFIVSSTFAFTVAQRRRDLALFRLVGGGRGQVRRLLLSEALLLGVIGTGLGIPLGLLVMRVQSWLLAELGFVPAGFTAHWQDWILGVSGGVGVGVALAGVLVASGRAARVRPLEALRKTGAAARVMTWPRWFFGLLFLAGALAMAIVARFAGPEGAIPLSINAALAASVGLAALSPLVVPAMGALVGVLLRGSVLGGLAQANLRDGVRRSAATAAPLIVLVGLLIGQLGTMSSITEATERAQRQHTAGDLVVESTGPGQSRLSRVPGVELAATELQVPAAVITSTRDEGDVETDTENLRGAAVHPAAYQRTHLRGMAGGSLADLHGSTVAIRPMSAAGLGETVTVRFGEQERRLRVVAILPESMGGGPELLVPPEVVPPALLADAPAQTILRLAPGAAAGAVAAEIEAAGLGTVRTVPEWIARSTEEQQDTQAGVMTVVMGLGGLYALVAVINSVVIAAAERRPEFAVARVSGLRRGQVVRMALLESWTVTAIGLLLGGLAAAATLFGITAALERITGVAVFAVPWPLVGAVVLGAFAVVGVTSLWTTVSATRANPVSLVTASE; this comes from the coding sequence ATGTTGCGGCTGTCGGTGAACACCTTCCGCGAGCGCTGGCAGCTGTTCATCGGCGCGATCATCACCGTCTGCATGGGCGTGGCGCTGGTGCAGTCCTCCCTGCTGGTGCTGATCTCGGTGGCGACCGCCGAACCGCCGCCCGGCCTGCCGCCGCTGGCCCGCGCGCAGCTGGAGAACGGCAACGCGGCCGCGCTCGCGATGCTCGGCGTGACCCTGGGCCTGTGCACCTTCCTCGCGGTGTTCATCGTCAGCTCCACCTTCGCCTTCACGGTGGCCCAGCGCAGGCGCGATCTCGCGCTGTTCCGGCTGGTCGGCGGTGGACGCGGGCAGGTGCGCAGGCTGCTGCTTTCCGAGGCGCTGCTGCTCGGCGTGATCGGGACCGGGCTGGGCATTCCGCTCGGGCTGCTGGTGATGCGGGTGCAGTCCTGGTTGCTGGCCGAGCTCGGATTCGTCCCGGCCGGGTTCACCGCGCACTGGCAGGACTGGATCCTGGGGGTGTCCGGTGGTGTCGGGGTCGGGGTGGCCCTGGCGGGGGTGCTGGTGGCCTCCGGCAGGGCGGCGCGGGTGCGCCCGCTGGAGGCCCTGCGCAAGACCGGGGCGGCGGCGCGGGTGATGACCTGGCCGCGGTGGTTCTTCGGCCTGCTGTTCCTCGCCGGCGCGCTGGCGATGGCGATCGTCGCGCGGTTCGCCGGGCCGGAGGGGGCCATCCCGTTGTCCATCAACGCCGCGCTGGCGGCCTCGGTAGGGCTGGCCGCGCTGAGCCCGCTGGTGGTGCCCGCGATGGGCGCGCTGGTCGGCGTGCTGCTGCGCGGCAGCGTGCTGGGTGGGCTGGCCCAGGCGAACCTGCGCGACGGCGTGCGGCGCAGCGCCGCCACCGCCGCTCCGCTGATCGTGCTGGTCGGCCTGCTGATCGGGCAGCTCGGCACGATGAGCTCGATCACCGAGGCCACCGAGCGCGCGCAGCGCCAGCACACCGCGGGCGACCTCGTGGTGGAGTCCACCGGGCCGGGGCAGTCGCGGCTGAGCCGGGTGCCAGGGGTCGAGTTGGCAGCCACGGAGCTGCAGGTACCCGCGGCGGTGATCACCAGCACCAGGGACGAGGGGGACGTCGAGACGGACACCGAGAACCTGCGGGGCGCGGCCGTGCACCCGGCGGCCTATCAGCGCACCCATCTGCGCGGGATGGCCGGTGGCTCGCTGGCGGACCTGCATGGTTCGACCGTGGCGATCCGGCCGATGAGCGCCGCCGGGCTCGGGGAGACCGTCACCGTCCGGTTCGGCGAGCAGGAGCGGCGACTGCGGGTGGTCGCCATCCTGCCCGAGTCGATGGGCGGCGGCCCCGAGTTGCTGGTTCCGCCCGAGGTGGTGCCGCCCGCGCTGCTGGCGGACGCGCCCGCGCAGACCATCCTGCGGCTGGCGCCGGGCGCCGCGGCCGGGGCGGTCGCGGCCGAGATCGAGGCGGCCGGGCTGGGCACGGTCCGCACCGTGCCGGAGTGGATCGCCCGCAGTACCGAGGAGCAGCAGGACACCCAGGCCGGGGTGATGACCGTGGTGATGGGGCTTGGCGGGCTGTACGCGCTGGTCGCGGTGATCAACTCGGTGGTGATCGCGGCGGCCGAGCGCAGGCCGGAGTTCGCCGTCGCGCGGGTAAGTGGCCTGCGCCGGGGCCAGGTGGTGCGGATGGCGCTGCTGGAGTCCTGGACGGTGACCGCGATCGGGCTCCTGCTCGGCGGGCTGGCCGCGGCGGCCACGCTGTTCGGGATCACCGCCGCGCTGGAGCGGATCACCGGTGTCGCGGTGTTCGCCGTGCCGTGGCCACTGGTCGGCGCCGTGGTGCTGGGTGCGTTCGCGGTGGTCGGCGTGACCAGCCTGTGGACCACGGTGTCGGCGACCCGGGCCAACCCCGTCTCGCTGGTCACCGCGAGTGAGTGA
- a CDS encoding siderophore-interacting protein, which produces MADRPARKSRPLTRLRVLRTERITPHMIRVVAGGEGLAAFPGNEFTDCYVKLLFPVPGVTYPEPFDMDVIRAELPREHWPRARTYTVRYLDRVAGELAIDFVYHGEEGLAGPWVTRVQPGDEMLLLGPGGAYAPSAEADWHLLVGDESALPAIAASLEAIPAGAPVRALVQVADAAEEQALATKGEAQVRWLHRCAGEDIVAAVRELDFPGGTVQAFVHGEAGFVRELRRHLLDERGVRRDLLSISGYWRRGKNDEQWREEKAAENKAQNG; this is translated from the coding sequence ATGGCGGACCGACCGGCACGCAAGAGCCGGCCGCTGACCCGGCTTCGGGTGTTGCGTACCGAACGGATTACGCCGCACATGATCCGGGTCGTGGCCGGTGGGGAGGGGCTCGCGGCCTTCCCCGGCAACGAGTTCACCGACTGCTATGTGAAGCTGCTGTTCCCGGTGCCTGGCGTCACCTACCCCGAGCCGTTCGATATGGACGTGATCCGCGCGGAGCTGCCGCGCGAGCACTGGCCGCGGGCTCGTACCTACACCGTGCGCTACCTGGACCGCGTGGCGGGCGAGCTGGCCATCGACTTCGTATACCACGGGGAGGAGGGCCTCGCCGGGCCGTGGGTCACGCGGGTGCAGCCGGGGGACGAGATGCTGCTGCTCGGCCCCGGCGGGGCATACGCACCCAGCGCCGAGGCGGACTGGCATCTGCTGGTCGGGGACGAGTCCGCGCTGCCAGCCATCGCCGCTTCGCTGGAGGCGATCCCGGCCGGTGCCCCGGTGCGGGCACTGGTGCAGGTGGCCGACGCCGCCGAGGAGCAGGCACTGGCGACCAAGGGCGAGGCGCAGGTGCGCTGGCTGCACCGCTGCGCGGGCGAGGACATCGTGGCCGCGGTGCGCGAGCTGGACTTCCCCGGCGGAACCGTGCAGGCGTTCGTGCACGGCGAGGCGGGTTTCGTGCGCGAGCTACGCAGACACCTGCTGGACGAGCGTGGCGTGCGCAGGGACCTGCTGTCGATTTCCGGCTACTGGCGCCGCGGAAAGAACGACGAGCAATGGCGGGAGGAAAAGGCGGCCGAGAACAAGGCACAGAACGGCTGA
- a CDS encoding SAM-dependent methyltransferase, whose protein sequence is MATDERPDLDRPSPGRVYDFLLGGTNNYAVDREFARAQLEVAPGMRDFALANRAFLGRAVRYAVAAGIRQFVDLGSGLPTQGNVHEVADEAAPGEARVVYVDNEPIAHAHARILLEDTADPARHRALHGDFFDRDRLWRQVLDQGVLDPGAPVCLLAVALLHFMPPEREPEQALAFYRDQLVPGSLLALSHGSVAEADRQRQAEARKLGDNYARQTRNPVHVRNHTEVTALFGDFELVEPGVVWLSEWRPEEPDPAPAHSGALAGVARKL, encoded by the coding sequence ATGGCAACGGATGAACGACCGGACCTCGACCGCCCCAGTCCCGGCCGGGTGTACGACTTCCTGCTCGGCGGCACCAACAACTACGCCGTGGACAGGGAGTTCGCCAGGGCACAACTCGAGGTGGCGCCGGGGATGCGCGATTTCGCCCTGGCCAACCGGGCCTTTCTGGGCCGTGCCGTGCGCTACGCCGTGGCGGCCGGTATCCGCCAGTTCGTGGACCTCGGTTCCGGGCTGCCCACCCAGGGCAATGTGCACGAGGTCGCCGACGAGGCGGCACCGGGCGAGGCCAGGGTCGTCTACGTGGACAACGAGCCGATCGCCCACGCGCACGCCCGGATCCTGCTGGAGGACACCGCGGATCCGGCCCGGCACCGCGCCCTGCACGGCGACTTCTTCGACCGGGACCGGTTGTGGCGGCAGGTACTGGACCAGGGTGTGCTCGACCCCGGCGCACCGGTGTGCCTGCTGGCGGTGGCGCTGCTGCACTTCATGCCGCCGGAGCGGGAACCGGAGCAGGCGCTGGCGTTCTACCGCGACCAGCTGGTCCCTGGCAGCCTGCTGGCGCTCTCGCACGGCAGCGTGGCCGAGGCCGACCGGCAGCGGCAGGCCGAGGCCAGGAAACTCGGCGACAACTACGCCCGGCAGACCCGCAACCCCGTTCACGTCCGGAATCACACCGAGGTCACCGCGCTCTTCGGCGACTTCGAACTGGTCGAACCCGGCGTGGTCTGGCTGTCGGAGTGGCGGCCGGAGGAGCCCGACCCGGCCCCCGCACATTCCGGCGCGCTGGCCGGGGTGGCGCGCAAGCTGTGA